Proteins encoded in a region of the Streptomyces sp. NBC_00513 genome:
- a CDS encoding FHA domain-containing protein: MQIRLTVLGSRSGHQTSGTPVGCDVLVTAPLGTALAAVASGLAATVGGPDTGGTVVLYAGTERLDLQRRILGEPPLVDGAVLALHAPAPDGLPALPEDGPAAPQLHVVAGPDAGGVHLLHPGAVRIGRAADADVPLDDPDVSRLHCAVTVMSDGRVAVADLGSTNGTTLDGAPVGARTVPLVPGALLRIGESTLRLAARGASPALPVVPDLEGHLSLPGTAGDAGGPGTGTDAGIGIGTDGPDGVNAPYAGARTPAHHPDHHPAPFPGAGLAPDLPDPDATGGGQGAAPAFEPRRRGIGAWARKWVRGEDIAEPAAETEPAPTARPAADDPATLLLAALGPTGRLWSRPPGALDVGLGAGSRVELREAGALGIAGPRARLTGVARSVIAQLAGLHAPGRLEIVLVCAGRGRGLQERRADWGWLGWLPHVRPAHGQDCRLLLAFDRDQAAARTGELTRRLDESPLGAGWASAGPEAVRRAASAYEGPYTLLVLDGDPGAGQLRDVTGRLASHGPAAGIHVLALAEAPAATPASPVSDTYETACSGSPAFRDCGAVALLSGDVATAVRTFAIVGGRPVPPGTTAVADAVSAAWAERFARALAPLRAESTGAEAQRPATASLPQTARLLDELGLARATPASLMARWAAGTEQGQGVGGLAEVVLGTGRRGAVGAELVHDGPHLLIEGPAGSGRTELLRSVAASLAAAARPDRLGLVLLDGAGGERGDGLLPCTELPHVSAHLVASDPVRMREFAQALGAELKRRHELLDGVPFSEWHARREVSDRMVAPRRPTPGELSGDLDSQRSGTLRLRSAAARTDPASGPGPLPRLVLLVDDFDALVAPGLGSTGRPAAGSVVRILEGVAREGARLGVHLVATTARPDRTADTELSRLARLRVELDAPDQPGPGRGVLRYADGRTVPFQGGRVTGRIPRTATSRPTVVPVEWERMGDPPARRPVRELGNGPTDLALLASALERASRLVSATPVRFPAAP; this comes from the coding sequence ATGCAGATCCGGCTGACCGTCCTCGGGTCGCGCAGCGGCCACCAGACCTCCGGCACGCCCGTCGGCTGCGACGTGCTCGTCACCGCGCCCCTCGGGACCGCGCTCGCCGCCGTCGCCTCCGGGCTCGCGGCCACCGTGGGCGGACCCGACACCGGGGGCACCGTCGTGCTGTACGCCGGTACGGAACGGCTCGACCTCCAGCGGCGGATCCTGGGCGAGCCGCCCCTGGTGGACGGGGCCGTCCTGGCCCTGCACGCGCCCGCCCCGGACGGGCTGCCCGCGCTGCCCGAGGACGGACCGGCCGCGCCCCAGCTCCACGTGGTCGCCGGTCCGGACGCGGGCGGGGTGCACCTGCTGCACCCCGGGGCGGTACGGATCGGACGCGCGGCCGACGCGGACGTGCCGCTGGACGACCCCGACGTGTCGCGGCTGCACTGCGCGGTGACGGTGATGTCGGACGGGCGGGTGGCGGTGGCCGACCTCGGCTCGACGAACGGCACGACCCTGGACGGCGCCCCCGTCGGAGCGCGGACGGTGCCACTGGTGCCGGGGGCGTTGCTGCGGATCGGCGAATCGACCCTCCGGCTCGCGGCCCGGGGCGCGTCGCCGGCGCTCCCCGTGGTGCCGGACCTGGAGGGTCACCTGTCCCTGCCGGGCACCGCCGGCGACGCGGGCGGTCCCGGCACCGGGACCGACGCCGGGATCGGGATCGGCACCGACGGCCCGGACGGTGTGAACGCGCCGTACGCGGGAGCGCGGACGCCGGCCCACCACCCGGACCACCACCCCGCCCCGTTCCCCGGCGCCGGGCTCGCACCCGACCTCCCCGACCCCGACGCGACCGGCGGCGGGCAGGGCGCCGCCCCCGCGTTCGAACCCCGGCGGCGGGGCATCGGGGCGTGGGCGCGCAAGTGGGTACGGGGCGAGGACATCGCCGAGCCGGCCGCCGAGACCGAGCCGGCGCCGACCGCGCGCCCCGCCGCCGACGACCCCGCCACCCTGCTCCTCGCCGCCCTCGGGCCCACCGGGCGGCTCTGGTCCCGCCCGCCGGGCGCCCTCGACGTCGGGCTCGGCGCCGGCAGCCGGGTCGAACTCCGCGAGGCCGGGGCGCTGGGCATCGCCGGTCCGCGGGCCCGCCTCACCGGCGTGGCCCGGTCCGTGATCGCCCAGCTCGCCGGACTGCACGCGCCGGGCCGACTGGAGATCGTGCTGGTCTGCGCGGGTCGCGGCCGGGGCCTCCAGGAGCGGCGCGCCGACTGGGGCTGGCTCGGCTGGCTCCCGCACGTACGCCCCGCGCACGGCCAGGACTGCCGACTGCTCCTCGCGTTCGACCGCGACCAGGCCGCCGCCCGCACCGGCGAGCTGACCCGCCGGCTCGACGAGAGCCCGCTCGGCGCGGGTTGGGCGTCCGCCGGGCCGGAGGCGGTGCGCCGGGCGGCGAGCGCGTACGAGGGCCCGTACACGCTCCTCGTCCTCGACGGCGACCCCGGCGCGGGGCAGCTGCGCGACGTCACCGGACGGTTGGCCTCGCACGGGCCCGCCGCCGGGATCCATGTCCTGGCCCTCGCGGAGGCACCGGCCGCGACGCCGGCGAGCCCGGTCTCCGACACGTACGAGACGGCCTGCTCGGGCTCCCCCGCGTTCCGGGACTGTGGGGCGGTCGCCCTGCTCAGCGGTGATGTCGCCACCGCCGTACGGACCTTCGCGATCGTCGGCGGCAGACCGGTCCCGCCCGGCACGACCGCCGTGGCCGACGCCGTGTCCGCGGCGTGGGCGGAGCGGTTCGCCCGCGCCCTCGCCCCGCTGCGCGCGGAGTCCACCGGCGCCGAGGCCCAGCGGCCGGCGACCGCCTCGCTGCCGCAGACGGCGCGGCTCCTGGACGAGTTGGGTCTGGCGCGGGCCACCCCGGCGTCCCTGATGGCCCGTTGGGCGGCCGGCACGGAGCAGGGCCAGGGTGTCGGCGGGCTCGCCGAGGTGGTGCTCGGTACCGGCCGGCGCGGGGCGGTCGGGGCCGAGCTGGTCCACGACGGCCCCCACCTGCTGATCGAGGGGCCCGCCGGCAGCGGCCGGACCGAGCTTCTGCGCTCGGTGGCCGCCTCGCTGGCCGCCGCGGCCCGCCCCGACCGGCTGGGGCTCGTCCTGCTCGACGGCGCCGGCGGCGAGCGGGGTGACGGGCTGCTGCCCTGTACCGAGTTGCCGCACGTCTCGGCGCACCTCGTGGCCTCGGACCCGGTGCGGATGCGGGAGTTCGCGCAGGCGCTGGGCGCCGAGCTGAAGCGTCGGCACGAGCTGTTGGACGGGGTGCCGTTCAGCGAGTGGCACGCCCGGCGGGAGGTGTCCGACCGGATGGTCGCGCCCCGCCGGCCCACTCCCGGCGAGCTGAGCGGCGACCTCGACTCGCAGCGTTCGGGGACCCTGCGGCTGCGTTCCGCCGCCGCCCGTACCGATCCGGCGTCCGGCCCGGGGCCGCTGCCCCGGCTGGTGCTGCTCGTCGACGACTTCGACGCGCTGGTCGCGCCGGGCCTCGGCAGCACGGGCCGGCCCGCCGCCGGTTCGGTGGTCCGGATCCTGGAGGGGGTGGCCCGCGAGGGCGCCCGGCTCGGGGTGCACCTGGTCGCCACCACCGCCCGCCCGGACCGCACGGCCGACACCGAACTGTCCCGCCTCGCCCGGCTGCGGGTCGAGCTGGACGCCCCGGACCAGCCCGGCCCCGGACGCGGTGTGCTCCGGTACGCGGACGGTCGGACGGTTCCTTTCCAGGGCGGCCGGGTCACCGGTCGGATCCCGCGGACGGCGACGTCGAGGCCGACCGTGGTCCCGGTGGAGTGGGAGCGGATGGGTGATCCGCCGGCCCGCCGCCCGGTCCGTGAGCTGGGCAACGGGCCCACCGACCTGGCGCTGTTGGCCAGCGCCCTGGAACGGGCGTCGCGCCTGGTCTCGGCGACGCCGGTGCGGTTCCCGGCCGCCCCGTAG
- a CDS encoding carbohydrate ABC transporter permease has product MSAQSLASRAAGGVLRVFLILAGLFWLVPTLGLLISSFLSPTGLNEGGWWQALSAPSRLTADNYARLLADDTITGSLLSTVAIAVPATLLVLVLGAFAGYAFAWLEFPGRDWLFLIVVGLLVVPVQVALIPVSELFGAIGLFETTAGVVLFHTAFGLPFAVFLLRNFFAEIPRELLEAARLDGAGELRLFARVVLPLGGPAIASLGIFQFLWVWNDMLVALVFADSANPPITVALQQQVRQFGNNIDVLAPGAFLSMLVPLVVFFAFQRQFVSGVMAGAIK; this is encoded by the coding sequence ATGAGCGCACAGTCCCTCGCCTCCCGTGCGGCCGGCGGGGTGCTGCGGGTCTTCCTGATCCTCGCCGGCCTGTTCTGGCTGGTGCCCACCCTCGGGCTGCTGATCTCCTCCTTCCTCTCCCCCACCGGCCTCAACGAGGGCGGCTGGTGGCAGGCGCTGAGCGCGCCGTCGCGGCTGACCGCCGACAACTACGCACGACTGCTGGCCGACGACACGATCACCGGCTCGCTGCTGAGCACCGTCGCGATTGCCGTTCCGGCGACGCTGCTCGTCCTCGTGTTGGGGGCGTTCGCCGGGTACGCCTTCGCCTGGTTGGAGTTCCCGGGTCGGGACTGGTTGTTCCTGATCGTGGTGGGGCTGCTGGTGGTCCCCGTCCAGGTGGCCCTGATCCCGGTGTCGGAACTCTTCGGCGCGATCGGCCTGTTCGAGACCACGGCCGGGGTGGTGCTGTTCCACACGGCCTTCGGGCTGCCGTTCGCGGTGTTCCTGTTGCGGAACTTCTTCGCGGAGATCCCGCGCGAGCTGTTGGAGGCGGCCCGTCTCGACGGGGCGGGTGAACTGCGGCTGTTCGCACGGGTGGTGCTGCCGCTCGGCGGTCCGGCCATCGCCTCGCTCGGCATCTTCCAGTTCCTGTGGGTGTGGAACGACATGCTGGTGGCGCTGGTCTTCGCGGACTCGGCGAACCCGCCGATCACGGTGGCGCTCCAACAGCAGGTGCGCCAGTTCGGGAACAACATCGACGTGCTGGCGCCCGGCGCGTTCCTGTCGATGCTGGTGCCTCTGGTGGTCTTCTTCGCCTTCCAACGGCAGTTCGTCTCGGGGGTGATGGCCGGGGCGATCAAATGA
- a CDS encoding TetR/AcrR family transcriptional regulator produces MTTEPAAAPARRAPAGAAVLREDVTEAIRAAVLEELAAVGFARMSIEAVARRAGVGKTAVYRRWKSKLHLVLDLVAAFAVDGLPAPATGSLYGDVRALLEVMSHLLSHPVASAVIPDLLVEAARNPELADAVRGALLEGERRMAEGIVSEAVARGELAAGTDPSRALDLAIGPLYWRQVVVREPVAGPYLDELARSVVAGLTA; encoded by the coding sequence ATGACCACCGAGCCCGCCGCCGCCCCCGCCCGCCGGGCCCCCGCCGGGGCCGCCGTACTGCGCGAGGACGTCACCGAGGCGATCCGGGCGGCCGTGCTGGAGGAACTCGCGGCGGTCGGCTTCGCCCGGATGTCCATCGAGGCCGTCGCCCGCCGGGCCGGCGTCGGCAAGACCGCCGTCTACCGGCGGTGGAAGTCCAAGCTCCACCTGGTCCTGGACCTCGTGGCCGCCTTCGCCGTGGACGGGCTGCCCGCGCCGGCGACGGGCTCGCTGTACGGCGACGTACGAGCCCTGCTGGAGGTCATGTCCCACCTGCTGAGCCACCCGGTCGCCTCCGCCGTGATCCCCGACCTGCTCGTCGAGGCGGCACGCAACCCGGAGCTCGCGGACGCCGTGCGCGGAGCCCTCCTGGAAGGGGAGCGGCGGATGGCGGAGGGGATCGTCTCCGAGGCCGTCGCACGGGGCGAACTGGCCGCCGGAACCGACCCGTCGAGGGCCCTCGACCTGGCGATCGGGCCGCTGTACTGGCGTCAGGTCGTCGTACGCGAACCCGTGGCGGGACCGTACCTCGACGAGCTGGCCCGCTCGGTCGTCGCGGGCCTCACCGCCTAG
- a CDS encoding carbohydrate ABC transporter permease — translation MATKIATAAAVVAATGGAGRRGSAEARRRRLIAAAFLLPALLLLGALVVHPIGYSVYRSFFDRSGDTFVGSGNYREILSDDTIRTALGNTAIWVVLAPTTATALGLIFAVLTERVRWGTAFKLLVFMPMAISMLAAGIIFRLVYDHDPDRGVANAVWVGVHDTFAEASAFPKARPGRDSPLAPAEGGGYVTRDPVRAGVPALLPLVGVAPEALPEGTRAARPAAAEPGKVTGTAWQDFTRGGGGRTNAVDPTESAFAGMRIEAVKDGAVVDSASARADGTFTLSERADGALLRLPASNFREAYAGVQWLGPALVTPAIIGAYVWMWAGFAMVLIGAGLAAVPRELLEAARVDGASEWQVFRRITVPLLAPVLAVVMVTLVINVMKVFDLVFVIAPGAVQDDANVLAFQLYRTSFGTNADPGLGSAIAVLLLVLVVPVMLYNIRRMRREARR, via the coding sequence GTGGCCACCAAAATCGCCACCGCGGCCGCGGTCGTCGCCGCGACGGGCGGCGCCGGGCGCAGGGGTTCCGCGGAGGCCCGACGCCGCCGGCTGATCGCGGCGGCGTTCCTCCTCCCGGCCCTGCTGCTGCTCGGCGCGCTCGTCGTGCACCCGATCGGCTATTCGGTCTACCGCAGTTTCTTCGACCGCTCCGGCGACACCTTCGTCGGTAGCGGCAACTACCGGGAGATACTGAGCGACGACACGATCCGCACCGCCCTGGGGAACACCGCGATCTGGGTGGTGCTGGCCCCCACGACGGCCACCGCCCTCGGGCTGATCTTCGCGGTGCTCACCGAACGGGTCCGTTGGGGGACGGCGTTCAAGCTGCTCGTGTTCATGCCGATGGCGATCTCGATGCTGGCGGCGGGCATCATCTTCCGGCTCGTGTACGACCACGACCCCGACCGGGGCGTGGCCAACGCGGTGTGGGTGGGGGTGCACGACACCTTCGCGGAGGCCTCGGCGTTCCCGAAGGCCCGCCCGGGCCGGGACTCCCCGCTGGCGCCGGCCGAGGGGGGCGGGTACGTGACGCGCGATCCCGTACGGGCGGGTGTGCCGGCGCTGCTCCCGCTGGTCGGGGTGGCCCCGGAGGCGCTGCCCGAGGGCACCCGGGCAGCGCGGCCCGCCGCCGCCGAGCCCGGCAAGGTCACCGGGACCGCCTGGCAGGACTTCACCCGGGGCGGGGGTGGTCGGACGAACGCGGTGGACCCGACCGAGTCGGCGTTCGCCGGGATGCGGATCGAGGCGGTGAAGGACGGCGCGGTGGTCGACTCGGCGTCGGCCCGCGCCGACGGCACGTTCACCCTGTCCGAGCGGGCCGACGGGGCGCTGCTGCGGCTGCCCGCCTCGAACTTCCGGGAGGCCTACGCGGGGGTCCAGTGGCTGGGTCCGGCGCTGGTGACCCCGGCGATCATCGGCGCGTACGTGTGGATGTGGGCCGGTTTCGCGATGGTGTTGATCGGGGCCGGGTTGGCGGCCGTACCGCGTGAGCTGCTGGAGGCGGCGCGGGTGGACGGGGCGAGCGAGTGGCAGGTGTTCCGGCGGATCACCGTCCCACTGTTGGCGCCCGTCCTGGCGGTGGTCATGGTCACGCTGGTCATCAACGTGATGAAGGTCTTCGACCTGGTCTTCGTGATCGCGCCGGGCGCGGTCCAGGACGACGCGAACGTGCTCGCGTTCCAGCTGTACCGCACCTCTTTCGGCACCAACGCCGACCCGGGGCTGGGCAGCGCCATCGCCGTGCTGCTGTTGGTGCTGGTGGTGCCGGTGATGCTCTACAACATTCGCCGGATGCGCCGGGAGGCCCGCCGATGA
- a CDS encoding ABC transporter substrate-binding protein codes for MRSQQGTSRTKSRRKHLRSRTRSRAWAALLAAGALALTGCGGGDKKEETPSSGEAPTGPRVELPRLAGEKLEVAAVWTGPEQANFTKVLKEFEKRTGATVTFVPAQDPIVTFLGTKIAGGAPPDVALLPQVGALVSAVEKKWAQPVGPEAKAQLDKNYSDGWKKLGAVDGAQYGVYYKAANKSLIWYNAKAFEAAGVQPPKTWKELLTAADTLSASGTPAVSVAGADGWTLTDWFENVYLSQAGPELYDKLAKHEIKWTDDSVKRALTTLGELFGRKDFLAGGPSGALSTEFPKSVTQTFTGGDRPAAAMVFEGDFVAVNIAQTGAKVGEDALVFPFPAVGDKAPVVSGGDVAVALKPSKGAQALLTFLASADAAEIQAREGGFVSPNKSVNPAAYPNAIQRDIAKALIAAGDDFRFDLSDQAPAAFGGTPGAGEWKHLQDFLANPADVAGTQAKLESDAAKAYGN; via the coding sequence ATGCGCAGTCAGCAGGGAACCAGCCGTACGAAGAGCCGCAGGAAGCACCTCAGAAGCCGTACGAGGAGCCGCGCGTGGGCCGCGTTGCTCGCGGCGGGCGCGCTCGCGCTCACCGGGTGCGGCGGCGGGGACAAGAAGGAAGAGACGCCGTCCTCCGGCGAGGCGCCGACCGGGCCCCGGGTGGAATTACCCCGTCTGGCCGGGGAGAAGCTGGAGGTCGCGGCGGTCTGGACGGGTCCGGAACAAGCCAACTTCACGAAGGTGTTGAAGGAGTTCGAGAAGCGGACCGGCGCCACCGTGACGTTCGTCCCGGCGCAGGATCCGATCGTCACCTTCCTCGGTACGAAGATCGCGGGCGGCGCCCCGCCGGACGTGGCCCTGCTCCCCCAGGTCGGGGCGCTGGTGTCCGCGGTGGAGAAGAAGTGGGCGCAGCCGGTGGGTCCGGAGGCGAAGGCCCAGCTGGACAAGAACTACTCGGACGGGTGGAAGAAGCTCGGAGCGGTGGACGGCGCCCAGTACGGCGTGTATTACAAGGCGGCCAACAAGTCGCTGATCTGGTACAACGCCAAGGCCTTCGAGGCGGCGGGCGTGCAGCCCCCGAAGACCTGGAAGGAACTGTTGACGGCGGCCGACACGCTGTCCGCCTCCGGCACCCCGGCGGTGTCGGTGGCCGGCGCGGACGGCTGGACGTTGACGGACTGGTTCGAGAACGTCTACCTCTCCCAGGCCGGCCCGGAGCTGTACGACAAGCTGGCGAAGCATGAGATCAAGTGGACGGACGACAGCGTCAAGCGGGCGCTGACGACCCTCGGTGAGCTGTTCGGCCGCAAGGACTTCCTGGCGGGCGGGCCGAGCGGGGCCCTGTCCACGGAGTTCCCGAAGTCGGTGACGCAGACCTTCACCGGTGGCGACCGGCCGGCGGCGGCGATGGTCTTCGAGGGCGACTTCGTGGCGGTGAACATCGCGCAGACCGGGGCGAAGGTCGGCGAGGACGCCCTGGTGTTCCCCTTCCCCGCGGTCGGCGACAAGGCCCCGGTGGTCTCGGGTGGTGACGTGGCGGTCGCGCTGAAGCCCTCGAAGGGCGCGCAGGCGCTGCTGACGTTCCTGGCGTCGGCGGACGCCGCGGAGATCCAGGCCCGCGAGGGCGGTTTCGTCTCCCCGAACAAGTCGGTGAATCCGGCCGCCTACCCGAACGCCATCCAGCGCGACATCGCGAAGGCCTTGATCGCGGCCGGCGACGACTTCCGCTTCGACCTGTCGGACCAGGCTCCGGCGGCCTTCGGCGGGACCCCGGGCGCGGGCGAGTGGAAGCACCTCCAGGACTTCCTGGCGAACCCGGCGGACGTGGCGGGCACCCAGGCGAAACTGGAGAGTGACGCGGCCAAGGCGTACGGGAACTGA